The genomic segment CGCAGCAGCTTCCAATAATGTCAATCCAAATGGCTCGGTTAAAGCGGGGTTAACAAATAGTCCGCCTCTATTTGCAGCCCAACGATAAATTGATGGGATTTGCTCTCTTTTATGCTGTTTTGGAAAAGCAATTTTTCCATATAAATTATATTTATCAACCAATTCAAAAACTTGCTGAAATACTTCTCTTTGCTGTTTCTCAAGCTGACGAGAATCTTCACGACAACCTAAAATCAAAATAAGATTATGTCTTTGCTGCAAAATTGACGAACGTCCATAAGTCTCAATTAAGGCTGGAATATTTTTTCTCCTTACTGCCCTTGATATAGCTAAGAGTGGTGGAAGATTTAAATCTCTCAAAAAAGGTTTAAAAAGCTTGTTTAATTCTTTTTCCTCATCCTTTGAATTAATATCTACTGGGTGAAAGCGATTTAAATCAACACCAGGTGGAATTATTTCTACGTTTTTTGAGCTAAATCGTCCATAACGAGCGTACTGTTCATCAGATTCCTGCTTAGTGCTTGTGATAAGTAAATTTGAATGTGCTAAAGCTAATTCCTCTGCATCAATTCTTTTGCTAATTGAATAAGTTTGCTCTATATGATCATGATCAATTCCAGCAGCCAATAATCTTCTCAGTTTTTCACGGCCCAATGAATGGCCCGTAAAAACTAATGGTAATCCTAATCTTCGACTAACCAATGCTCCTACATAACCAGCATCGGCATAATGAGCATGAATCCAATCAGGGAATTTATTTTCTTTTTGCAATCTTTCAACTATGCGATCAGCTAAATCATCTAAGTAAGGCCATAACAACTCCTTCCTTACATAACGCTTTGGACCAAAAGGCAATCGAATAATTTCAGCACAACTTGATATCTTTTCAACAGGATTCGAGTAGTCAGAAGATACTTTCCTATCATTAATTAATCTTGTAATAAGTTCGACTTTTTCAACTTCTGGTCTTGCTGCAAGTCCTTTTACTAATTCTAAAACATATAAAGTTTGTCCTCCAGTATCTGAGTCTCTACCTAACTCAAGATCATGTGAACGGATTAAACCATGCAAATTTAAATGTAAAAGTCTTAGCCCCAAGCAAAACCTCAATAAGATATTCTGGATTCTTAATTCATTTATTACTCATTAAATCTAAAGAAAGTATAAAAATAAACTTATAAGTAATTAAGTTTTTTAATATTCTGTCTATCACTTGATATTTAGAGTTTTAAAAATTGAAAGAATCAAAAAGCAATATTTAATATTAAGGAATGTGTACAAAAATGAAAAAATTAAACTATCTAGAAGAGTGCATTTCTAAAACTTTTTTTAAATAATCACCTGTATGACTATTTTTATTTGTTGCCACTTCTTCAGGAGTTCCCATAGCAATAATCTCTCCTCCTCTATTACCTCCTTCAGGGCCCATATCAATAATCCAATCTGAACACCTAATAACATCTAAATTATGCTCGATAACAATAATTGAGTTCCCTTTGTCTACCAATCTCTGAATAACATCCATTAATTTATGAACGTCATAAAAACTTAACCCAGTTGTAGGCTCATCGATTAAATAAAGAGTTTTACCAGTAGCTCTTCTAGATAGCTCAGTGGCAAGTTTTACTCTTTGAGCTTCTCCTCCAGATAGTGTTGGAGCAGGTTGACCAAGTTTAATATATCCAAGCCCAACATCTAAAAGCGTCCTTAATCGATCTGCAGCTTGAGGTATAGCAGAAAAAACATCAACTGCTTGCTCGACAGTCATTTCTAAGACATCGGAAATAGAATAGTTTTTATATTTGACTTGTAATGTCTCGCGATTAAATCGAGCTCCTTTACATACATCACATTGAACATACACATCAGGAAGAAAATTCATCTCAATTACATTTACACCTTGACCACGACATGCTTCGCATCTTCCACCTTTAACGTTAAAACTAAATTGACCTGCTTGATATCCTCTGGCTTTTGCTTCAACAGAGGTTGCAAAAAGTTGGCGTATAGGATCAAATGCACCTGTATAAGTAGCAGTATTAGATCTTGGGGTTCTACCAATTGGAGATTGATCAATAACAATAACTTTATCAATAGATTTAATACCTTTCAGTTCTTTTAATCCTTTTGGAAAAGGAACTTTCAAGCCTAGAGAGTGATTTAAAGCAGGATGAAGTAATTCATTTATCAGAGTACTTTTACCACTTCCACTTACTCCAGTAACAGCAACTAATCTGCCTAATGGAAAATCAACTGAAACATTTTTTAAATTATTTTTATTACAATCAATCAAACGTAATTTTCTTTGTACTGAATCTCTCCTGCTAGTAGGAGTAGGAATAGATGAGCGCCCGCTAAGATAAGCACCCGTCAATGATTTTTTTGCTGTCAACAAATTATCCAAAGATCCTTGAGCTATAATTTCACCTCCATGCACACCTGCACCAGGTCCAATGTCTACCAAATGATCAGCTGATCTTATCGTGTCTTCATCATGTTCTACAACCACCAAAGTATTACCTAGATCACGTAGCTTTTTTAATGTAGACAATAATCGATCATTATCTCTTTGATGTAGTCCAATACTAGGTTCATCTAACACATAAAGAACTCCTGTTAAACCAGCACCTATTTGCGTAGCAAGGCGTATTCTTTGAGCTTCCCCCCCAGATAAAGTCATTGCGGGCCTATCTAAAGTTAAATAATCAAGTCCAACATCTAACAGAAATTGAAGCCGTAATCGAATTTCTTTGAGGACTAATTCCCCAATCTTCTTTTGTTTATTAGAAAGTAATTGCTTTGAATTATTAGTTGTTTCTAAACCCATTAATTCTTCAACATTCTCAAGAGTGGTAGAAACACTTGATGAAGTGAGATCAGTTATGGCAAAAGGCCCAAGCTTTACAGCAAGTGCTTCCGGACGTAACCTCTTACCATGACAGCTTGCACATGGAACTAGTTCAAGGTATTTCTCTAACTTTTGGCGAACAGCTTCTCCGTTCGCATCCTGTAATTGTCTTTCTAAAATAGGTAAAATACCTTCAAAAGGTCTTTTAAATCCCGAATCTTGCTTATATCTACTATCTACTTTTATTAAAATAGGTTCCTTACTACCATTTAACAAAATATTTTTTTGCTCCTCTTTTAAATCTTTCCAAGGAGTTTTTATTTCAAAACCAAATGCCTCGCCAACTGAAAATAATAATGAAAAATAATATGAATTATCTTTATCACTCCAGGGTGCAACAGCAGCATAAACCGGTAAAGATGGGTCAGGTACAACCCTCTCACAAGTAAATTTTTTCAAATGACCTAAACCATGACAATCAGGACAAGCTCCATATGGGCTGTTAAATGAAAATAATCTTGGAGATAATTCCTCAATTACCGCCCCATGAACTGGACAAGCGAAATTCTCAGAAAATAATCTTTCTTTTTCAATACCTTTAGGAAGTTCTTCGTTCTTTTTAGGGACTACTTCAACGATTGCTAAACCATCTCCCCTTTTCAAAGTAGTGCTTAATGAATCAGTTAATCTCTCTTCGATACCCTCTCTCGCAATCAATCTATCAACCACTACTTCAATAGAATGAACTTGATTTTTATCTAATTCAATATTATCTGCCAACTCTCTCACTTCTTTATTAATTCTTACTCGAACAAACCCTTCTGCAGCAAGTCCAGATAATAATTTTGAGTGTGTTCCCTTTTTACCTCTGACGACTGGTGCAAGTAATTGATATCTAGATCCTTCGGGAAGAGTCTTAATTTGATCAACCATCTCATCTATACTTTGGGGCTTAATTGGCCTAGAGCACTCAGGGCAATGAGGTTCCCCGGCTCTTCCAAAAAGCAAACGAAAATAATCTTGTATCTCCGTAACTGTTCCAACTGTTGAACGCGGATTATGACTTGTTGATTTTTGATCAATTGAAATTGCTGGTGATAAACCTTCAATTGAATCAAC from the Prochlorococcus marinus str. NATL2A genome contains:
- a CDS encoding HAD family hydrolase; amino-acid sequence: MRFCLGLRLLHLNLHGLIRSHDLELGRDSDTGGQTLYVLELVKGLAARPEVEKVELITRLINDRKVSSDYSNPVEKISSCAEIIRLPFGPKRYVRKELLWPYLDDLADRIVERLQKENKFPDWIHAHYADAGYVGALVSRRLGLPLVFTGHSLGREKLRRLLAAGIDHDHIEQTYSISKRIDAEELALAHSNLLITSTKQESDEQYARYGRFSSKNVEIIPPGVDLNRFHPVDINSKDEEKELNKLFKPFLRDLNLPPLLAISRAVRRKNIPALIETYGRSSILQQRHNLILILGCREDSRQLEKQQREVFQQVFELVDKYNLYGKIAFPKQHKREQIPSIYRWAANRGGLFVNPALTEPFGLTLLEAAACGLPMVTTDDGGPREIHSRCENGLLVDVTDLEAFRDGLETAGSNLSLWKTWSNNGVEGVSRHFSWDAHVCNYIAFMQKRLKFLAPRHWTLGNIKEITPIGQKILFFDLDNYLEQSKSLSILRNKLENNSLNQDIQLGILTGRSIKAARYRYAETQLPKPSVWVCQAGTEIYYSEENKSDIFWQDSITVDWNRKGVEKVLFDLKDYLELQPSDHQAPYKVSYLLKEPSHAILPLVRKRLRQSGLAASPHLKCHWYLDVVPLRASRAEAIRYLTLRWGLSLEKVFVVASQQGDAELVRGLTTALIPFDHDSSLDALRSQQRVFFSDAQDGVLDGIKHFRFFKSH
- the uvrA gene encoding excinuclease ABC subunit UvrA, encoding MGSPKPNSKKNALNNGSSSEDVITIRGARQHNLKNVDLSIPRNQLVVFTGVSGSGKSSLAFDTIFAEGQRRYVESLSAYARQFLGQVDKPDVDSIEGLSPAISIDQKSTSHNPRSTVGTVTEIQDYFRLLFGRAGEPHCPECSRPIKPQSIDEMVDQIKTLPEGSRYQLLAPVVRGKKGTHSKLLSGLAAEGFVRVRINKEVRELADNIELDKNQVHSIEVVVDRLIAREGIEERLTDSLSTTLKRGDGLAIVEVVPKKNEELPKGIEKERLFSENFACPVHGAVIEELSPRLFSFNSPYGACPDCHGLGHLKKFTCERVVPDPSLPVYAAVAPWSDKDNSYYFSLLFSVGEAFGFEIKTPWKDLKEEQKNILLNGSKEPILIKVDSRYKQDSGFKRPFEGILPILERQLQDANGEAVRQKLEKYLELVPCASCHGKRLRPEALAVKLGPFAITDLTSSSVSTTLENVEELMGLETTNNSKQLLSNKQKKIGELVLKEIRLRLQFLLDVGLDYLTLDRPAMTLSGGEAQRIRLATQIGAGLTGVLYVLDEPSIGLHQRDNDRLLSTLKKLRDLGNTLVVVEHDEDTIRSADHLVDIGPGAGVHGGEIIAQGSLDNLLTAKKSLTGAYLSGRSSIPTPTSRRDSVQRKLRLIDCNKNNLKNVSVDFPLGRLVAVTGVSGSGKSTLINELLHPALNHSLGLKVPFPKGLKELKGIKSIDKVIVIDQSPIGRTPRSNTATYTGAFDPIRQLFATSVEAKARGYQAGQFSFNVKGGRCEACRGQGVNVIEMNFLPDVYVQCDVCKGARFNRETLQVKYKNYSISDVLEMTVEQAVDVFSAIPQAADRLRTLLDVGLGYIKLGQPAPTLSGGEAQRVKLATELSRRATGKTLYLIDEPTTGLSFYDVHKLMDVIQRLVDKGNSIIVIEHNLDVIRCSDWIIDMGPEGGNRGGEIIAMGTPEEVATNKNSHTGDYLKKVLEMHSSR